AACGAGGAGGCGATTATGCATGGCTACAGAACACCTTGATGTCGTGGTGCGTGAAGGGCGGGGACGGAGCTGCCGCAACCGGCTGCGGGCCGAGGGGAAGATTCCGGCCGTTGTTTACGGCCGCGCGGTCGGCAGCCTCCCGGTGGAAGTCGAGACGCGGGCCGTGGAGCGGCTTATCGACCGGCACGGCGCCGGCGGCCTGGTGGAACTCGGCCTGAAGGGCGGCGGACGGGTCAAGAAGTATCATGCGATCATCAAGGACATCCAGTATCACCCTATTAAAAGGCACCTTCAGCACGTAGATTTCCAGCAGATCTCCCTGAAGGAGGATGTCACCACCCACGTTCCGCTGCGCCTGGTGGGCGAGGCCCCGGGGGCGAAGAAGGGCGGGGTCGTGGAACAGCACCTGCGGCA
The sequence above is a segment of the Thermoanaerobacterales bacterium genome. Coding sequences within it:
- a CDS encoding 50S ribosomal protein L25/general stress protein Ctc, producing the protein MATEHLDVVVREGRGRSCRNRLRAEGKIPAVVYGRAVGSLPVEVETRAVERLIDRHGAGGLVELGLKGGGRVKKYHAIIKDIQYHPIKRHLQHVDFQQISLKEDVTTHVPLRLVGEAPGAKKGGVVEQHLRQVEVSCLPTRIPEAIDVDISGLDLGESLHVKDVNVPEGVRLLTDEEISVVSISAPRREALEPEAAEAEEKAAETPPAEE